The proteins below come from a single Enterobacteriaceae endosymbiont of Donacia fulgens genomic window:
- the rpsL gene encoding 30S ribosomal protein S12, with product MVTINQLVRKNRKRKIIKTNVPALNSSPQKRGVCTKVYTTTPKKPNSALRKVCRVRLTNGFEVTSYISGEGHNLQEHSVILIRGGRVKDLPGVRYHTIRGSLDCTGVKDRKQGRSKYGTKKPK from the coding sequence ATGGTAACAATTAATCAACTAGTTAGAAAAAATAGAAAAAGAAAAATAATAAAAACTAATGTACCTGCTTTAAATTCCTCTCCTCAAAAAAGAGGAGTATGTACAAAAGTATATACAACAACTCCTAAAAAACCAAATTCTGCATTACGTAAAGTTTGTAGAGTAAGATTAACAAATGGGTTTGAAGTTACTTCCTATATTTCAGGAGAAGGACATAATTTACAAGAACATTCTGTAATTTTAATAAGAGGAGGTAGAGTAAAAGATTTACCTGGAGTTAGATATCACACTATTAGAGGTTCTTTAGATTGTACTGGAGTAAAAGATAGAAAACAAGGTAGATCAAAATACGGAACAAAAAAACCTAAATAA
- the tusB gene encoding sulfurtransferase complex subunit TusB has product MLYTLFNSPSSCNFSLLLNLLNKNDDLLLIQDGVIAGLKNSIFIKEIIKIKQEMKILIFAINDDILARGLNINISKKIIRIDYIKFVDLVIKNKKQIIW; this is encoded by the coding sequence ATGTTATATACCTTATTTAATTCTCCATCATCTTGTAATTTTTCTTTACTATTAAATCTTTTAAATAAAAATGATGATTTATTATTAATTCAAGATGGAGTAATAGCTGGATTAAAAAATAGTATTTTTATAAAAGAAATTATAAAAATAAAACAAGAAATGAAAATATTAATATTTGCAATAAATGATGATATATTGGCTAGAGGTTTAAATATAAATATTTCAAAAAAAATTATACGAATAGATTATATAAAATTTGTTGATTTAGTTATAAAAAATAAAAAACAAATAATATGGTAA
- the tusC gene encoding sulfurtransferase complex subunit TusC codes for MNKIAFIFSKSPYGNSIGKEGLDAVISISSFTEDIALFFVGDGILQIRKKQKTEKFLLKNYNISFGILKLCNINNYFICSKSLEILGIKDYKKKNWILPVQIINPLMWQKKINNYNIILNF; via the coding sequence ATGAATAAAATAGCATTTATATTTTCTAAATCTCCTTATGGAAATAGTATTGGTAAAGAAGGACTTGATGCTGTAATTTCTATATCCTCATTTACTGAGGATATAGCATTATTTTTTGTAGGAGATGGTATTTTACAAATACGAAAAAAACAAAAAACAGAAAAATTTTTATTAAAAAATTATAATATTAGTTTTGGTATTTTAAAATTATGTAATATTAATAATTATTTTATTTGTTCAAAATCTTTAGAAATATTAGGAATAAAAGATTATAAAAAAAAAAATTGGATTTTACCTGTTCAAATTATAAATCCATTAATGTGGCAAAAAAAAATTAATAATTATAATATAATTCTTAATTTTTAA
- the tusD gene encoding sulfurtransferase complex subunit TusD: MFFIFGFLNNMIFVILITEAPYNNQNSYSAYLFAKAVIQKKEIIKSIFFYRDGVCNSNKNIKFNDNELNLITSWKKLSIKYHINLYLCITSAKRRGLILEEKNSFNKENFINYNQNNMINNYFQITTLSTFTKSILTCDRLVQF; encoded by the coding sequence ATGTTTTTTATTTTTGGATTTTTAAATAATATGATTTTTGTAATATTAATCACAGAAGCTCCATATAATAATCAAAATTCTTATTCTGCATATTTATTCGCTAAAGCGGTAATACAGAAAAAAGAAATAATAAAAAGTATTTTTTTTTATAGAGATGGAGTATGTAATTCTAATAAAAATATTAAATTTAATGATAATGAATTGAATTTAATTACTTCTTGGAAAAAATTAAGTATAAAATATCATATAAATTTATATTTATGTATTACTTCTGCTAAAAGAAGAGGTTTAATTTTAGAAGAAAAAAATAGTTTTAATAAAGAAAATTTTATTAATTATAATCAAAATAATATGATTAATAATTATTTTCAAATAACTACTTTAAGTACATTTACAAAATCAATATTAACTTGTGATCGCTTAGTTCAATTTTAA
- the fkpA gene encoding FKBP-type peptidyl-prolyl cis-trans isomerase yields MKFFNKKVSIFIILILSIGLNLSTANAFKLNNTSWWNKNKTKNIIKKKIKNQKKKQIIENKKKEKKFKNDNEKMSYALGIIIGKYLTNSYQIQKTLKIVLEKKFILQGVSDSLECKHKLSNDEIDRLLTLYEKNVKNFTPDEAQDEANMSKIQGQKYIKNFLKRKNVKQTKSGLVYQIHKMGYGKKITNNNQIIAIKYTGKLIDGTEFDDTEPNKPLFISLKQVIAGWKEGLKYIKKGGKITLVIPPKLAYGSEITSGIPPNSTLIFDIELVDIRDSVSTK; encoded by the coding sequence ATGAAATTTTTTAATAAAAAAGTATCAATATTTATTATATTAATTTTAAGTATTGGCTTAAATTTATCTACTGCAAATGCATTTAAATTAAATAATACATCATGGTGGAATAAAAATAAAACTAAAAATATTATTAAAAAAAAGATAAAAAATCAAAAAAAAAAACAAATTATAGAAAATAAAAAAAAAGAAAAAAAATTTAAAAATGATAATGAAAAAATGTCTTATGCTTTAGGTATAATAATAGGAAAATATTTAACTAATTCATATCAAATACAAAAAACATTAAAAATAGTATTAGAGAAAAAATTTATTCTTCAAGGAGTTTCTGATTCTTTAGAATGTAAACATAAACTTTCTAATGATGAAATTGATAGATTACTTACATTATATGAAAAAAATGTAAAAAATTTTACTCCAGATGAAGCTCAAGATGAAGCAAACATGAGTAAAATTCAAGGACAAAAATATATTAAAAATTTTTTAAAAAGAAAAAATGTAAAGCAGACTAAAAGTGGATTAGTATATCAAATACATAAAATGGGTTATGGTAAAAAAATTACTAATAATAATCAAATTATTGCTATTAAATATACAGGAAAATTAATTGATGGTACTGAATTTGATGATACAGAACCAAATAAACCTTTATTTATAAGTTTAAAACAAGTAATAGCTGGGTGGAAAGAAGGATTAAAATATATAAAAAAAGGTGGTAAAATAACATTAGTTATACCTCCTAAATTAGCTTATGGATCAGAAATAACTTCAGGAATACCACCTAATTCTACTTTAATATTTGATATTGAACTTGTAGATATAAGAGATTCAGTATCTACAAAATAA
- the asd gene encoding aspartate-semialdehyde dehydrogenase: MKNVGFIGWRGMVGSVLIKRMLEKKDFNNINAIFFSTSQYGESIPNINIKSKNKKLENAYNIEKLLELDIIITCQGSVYTNEIYFKLREKGWNGYWIDAASNLRTLDNAVIVLDPINLKDIQQKLNMGIKTFVGGNCTVSLMLMALGGLFKNNLIDWISVSTYQAASGAGAKFMKELILQIKYISNNIPNLIDYKSDNVLNIEQEISKKMYSPNFPKKFFHTSLINNLIPWIDKKINNSGQTKEEWKGQYETNKILNTTKIIPIDGICVRIATLRSHSQSFTIKLKQNLSIDNIHYLIKSHNKWVKIIPNNFDDTINFLTPSFVSGKLDIVVGRIKKLNIDKNCFSIFSVGDQLLWGASEPLRRMLKLLI; this comes from the coding sequence ATGAAAAATGTCGGTTTTATTGGTTGGAGAGGAATGGTAGGTTCGGTTCTTATAAAAAGAATGCTAGAAAAAAAAGATTTTAATAATATTAATGCTATTTTTTTTTCTACTTCTCAATATGGGGAATCTATACCTAATATTAATATAAAAAGTAAAAATAAAAAATTAGAAAATGCTTATAATATTGAAAAATTATTAGAGTTAGATATAATTATAACATGCCAGGGAAGTGTATATACAAACGAAATTTATTTTAAATTACGTGAAAAAGGCTGGAATGGCTATTGGATAGATGCAGCTTCTAATTTAAGAACATTAGATAATGCAGTTATTGTTTTAGATCCTATTAATTTAAAAGATATACAACAAAAATTAAATATGGGAATAAAAACTTTTGTAGGAGGTAATTGTACTGTTAGTTTAATGTTAATGGCTTTAGGAGGATTATTTAAAAATAATTTAATTGATTGGATTTCTGTTTCTACATATCAAGCAGCATCAGGTGCTGGTGCTAAATTTATGAAAGAACTTATTTTACAAATAAAATATATATCTAATAATATACCTAATTTAATTGATTATAAATCTGATAATGTTTTAAATATAGAACAAGAAATTTCAAAAAAAATGTATTCACCTAATTTTCCCAAAAAATTTTTTCATACTTCTTTAATTAATAATTTAATTCCCTGGATAGATAAAAAAATAAATAATAGTGGTCAAACCAAAGAGGAATGGAAAGGACAGTATGAAACTAATAAAATTTTAAATACGACTAAAATAATACCAATTGATGGAATATGTGTTAGAATTGCAACTTTACGTTCACACAGTCAATCATTTACAATAAAATTAAAACAAAACTTATCTATAGATAATATTCATTATCTTATTAAATCTCATAATAAATGGGTAAAAATTATACCAAATAATTTTGATGATACTATTAATTTCCTTACCCCATCTTTTGTAAGTGGAAAATTAGATATAGTTGTAGGACGAATAAAAAAATTAAATATAGATAAAAATTGTTTTTCAATTTTTTCAGTAGGCGATCAATTACTTTGGGGTGCATCAGAACCATTAAGAAGAATGTTAAAATTGTTAATTTAA
- the ung gene encoding uracil-DNA glycosylase, producing the protein MNNKDFLWKFFFHQEKKKKYFIKLIKKINVDINNDKIIYPKKKYIFNIFKKINFNNLKVVIIGQDPYYGFNQANGLAFSVMPNINIPPTLKNIYKTVKLDIPNFRIPNHGYLINWVNEGVMLLNSVLTVEKEKPRSHADIGWEIFTNNIIKIINYNYKNIVFLLWGNYAKKKINFITSNHLVLTTSHPSPLSFYKGFSTCKHFSKTNKYLILKKKKPINWNINNIN; encoded by the coding sequence ATGAATAATAAAGATTTTTTATGGAAATTTTTTTTTCATCAAGAAAAAAAAAAAAAATATTTTATAAAATTAATTAAAAAAATTAATGTAGATATTAATAATGATAAAATTATTTATCCTAAAAAAAAATATATTTTTAATATTTTTAAAAAAATAAATTTTAATAATTTAAAAGTAGTAATTATTGGCCAAGATCCTTATTATGGTTTTAATCAAGCTAATGGTTTAGCATTTTCAGTAATGCCTAATATAAATATCCCTCCTACACTAAAAAATATTTATAAAACTGTAAAATTAGATATTCCTAATTTTAGGATTCCTAATCATGGATATTTAATAAATTGGGTTAATGAAGGTGTAATGTTATTAAATTCTGTTTTAACTGTAGAAAAAGAAAAACCTAGATCTCATGCTGATATTGGATGGGAAATTTTTACAAATAATATAATAAAAATAATTAATTATAATTATAAAAATATTGTTTTTTTATTATGGGGAAATTACGCTAAAAAAAAAATAAATTTTATAACATCAAATCATTTAGTCTTAACAACATCACATCCATCTCCTTTATCTTTCTATAAAGGTTTTTCTACTTGTAAACATTTTTCTAAAACAAATAAATATCTTATTTTAAAAAAAAAAAAACCTATTAATTGGAATATTAATAATATTAATTAA
- the rpsF gene encoding 30S ribosomal protein S6, with protein sequence MKYYEIILMINPDQSDQINSIIKYYKKFIIKNNGFISRFEDWGRRQLAYPILKLHKAHYILININLNNTNIIKDIEKSLRINEHIIRYLIIKTKTERKNISCVLKLKDERQEKRNDVIKTI encoded by the coding sequence ATGAAATATTATGAAATAATATTAATGATAAATCCAGATCAAAGTGATCAAATAAATAGTATTATAAAATATTATAAAAAATTTATTATTAAAAATAATGGTTTTATTTCAAGATTCGAAGATTGGGGTAGAAGACAATTAGCTTATCCTATATTAAAATTACATAAAGCACATTATATTTTAATAAATATTAATTTAAATAATACTAATATAATAAAAGATATTGAAAAAAGTTTAAGAATTAATGAACATATTATAAGATATCTTATAATTAAAACAAAAACAGAAAGAAAAAATATATCTTGTGTTTTAAAATTAAAAGATGAACGTCAAGAAAAACGTAATGATGTCATTAAAACAATATAA